A single Stutzerimonas stutzeri DNA region contains:
- a CDS encoding ABC-three component system protein: MIRRFRLEQKGRYEKLVIAQRLSDMVDNYLDGRPAPLLIGAEQGGIGEWDDVVIYHADEHYEHFQIKRQTTPFSDKHIDKADYIKSYKPKAGNKAAASATPVVPSDSAIDSELDKAMKSLSAWSLTPQSKQPPVRAFSLILLGLEVVIKGKPSDSITANHLHEFCRLCKQDGLDLAALSSRPDTPTQNVYKWLTTWCGFTDWDHVRQTMRTLTIHAVGSEENLEERACESLGRHFNDSRATLEKLVGYISTSTTDVNAISCHAMANHLKDARRSDAVTWTQYLMRPQAGSSWMVAGTHSLNGTTSLPAAHAATEVVGHHWTAGGNNRRLRLHATYCPPTPNTVALHSAILRLALHLKSGSHCLLLGEPLWRQGAGNELGRTLGISESDLDELPWIDNSEALSCASGREISSILEARDESSALHRAMNNLVWEQLQARITARLNSVSDMPLLAALEPKWRSWAAELTADAAARESLLEQLMYPKTEGLDGKHALRVGPRTADLLETAILMLLLVCVAIGNDDGNWREIPDVGDVLSIALQNWSGASGDHSGARPVADDLMAILGPSPASVVILAGVEGSPTSLLESGMADDFETSNSMAAERQPRLLVTRFGVLKHLRNGTLAQLKQQFQRHWDAWRDAREAAIEAYREGH, from the coding sequence ATGATCCGAAGGTTCCGGCTTGAGCAAAAAGGCCGCTACGAGAAGCTGGTAATAGCTCAACGTTTGTCGGACATGGTGGACAACTACCTGGATGGGCGCCCTGCACCGTTGCTGATCGGTGCCGAACAAGGTGGTATCGGCGAATGGGATGACGTGGTCATCTACCATGCGGATGAGCATTATGAGCACTTCCAGATCAAGCGGCAGACGACCCCCTTCAGCGATAAGCACATCGATAAAGCCGACTACATAAAGTCCTATAAACCCAAGGCCGGCAACAAGGCAGCAGCAAGTGCAACGCCAGTTGTCCCGTCCGATAGCGCCATCGACTCTGAGCTCGATAAGGCCATGAAGAGCTTGTCTGCCTGGAGTCTCACACCCCAGTCCAAGCAGCCGCCAGTCCGCGCTTTTTCACTCATCCTGCTCGGCCTGGAAGTTGTCATCAAGGGCAAGCCAAGTGACTCCATCACCGCCAATCACCTGCACGAGTTTTGTCGACTCTGCAAGCAGGACGGTCTTGATCTGGCTGCCCTATCTAGCCGCCCCGATACCCCAACGCAAAACGTCTATAAATGGTTGACGACCTGGTGTGGCTTTACCGACTGGGATCATGTTCGACAAACCATGCGGACACTTACGATCCATGCCGTAGGGAGCGAAGAGAACCTTGAAGAGCGTGCGTGCGAGTCGTTAGGACGGCACTTTAATGATTCGCGGGCAACCCTTGAGAAGCTAGTGGGGTACATTTCTACAAGTACCACGGATGTTAACGCCATCAGCTGTCATGCGATGGCTAACCATCTCAAAGACGCACGCCGGTCAGATGCTGTGACTTGGACGCAATACCTCATGAGGCCGCAGGCTGGATCCAGTTGGATGGTCGCCGGTACCCACAGCTTGAATGGTACGACGAGCTTGCCAGCGGCCCATGCTGCCACGGAAGTTGTCGGTCACCACTGGACAGCGGGCGGTAACAACAGAAGGCTGCGGTTGCACGCTACCTATTGCCCGCCTACGCCAAATACCGTGGCCCTCCACTCGGCCATCCTTCGGCTGGCCCTGCACTTGAAGAGCGGGAGCCATTGCCTGCTTCTGGGTGAGCCGCTTTGGCGCCAAGGCGCTGGGAACGAGTTGGGTAGAACGCTTGGGATCAGCGAGAGTGATCTTGATGAGCTTCCTTGGATAGACAATTCAGAGGCGCTGTCCTGCGCGTCGGGTCGCGAAATCTCGTCGATCCTGGAGGCGCGAGATGAATCTTCAGCACTTCACCGGGCAATGAACAATCTTGTGTGGGAGCAGCTACAAGCCCGCATCACGGCCAGGTTGAACTCGGTATCCGACATGCCATTACTGGCAGCATTGGAACCGAAGTGGCGCTCTTGGGCCGCTGAGCTAACAGCCGACGCCGCTGCGCGTGAGTCACTGTTAGAACAACTCATGTACCCCAAAACAGAAGGCTTAGACGGGAAACACGCGCTGCGCGTCGGGCCTCGTACTGCAGACCTGCTGGAAACCGCCATTCTGATGCTGCTTCTGGTTTGCGTCGCAATCGGTAACGACGATGGCAATTGGCGCGAAATCCCTGACGTTGGGGATGTTCTCAGCATTGCATTGCAGAACTGGTCAGGCGCTTCAGGCGATCACAGTGGCGCCAGGCCTGTTGCCGATGACCTGATGGCCATTTTGGGGCCTTCGCCAGCGTCGGTAGTCATTCTCGCGGGAGTCGAAGGGTCTCCCACGAGCCTACTCGAGTCCGGTATGGCTGATGATTTTGAGACCAGTAACAGCATGGCGGCTGAGCGCCAGCCCAGATTGCTGGTGACACGATTTGGGGTGCTCAAGCACTTGCGTAACGGGACACTCGCCCAGCTAAAGCAGCAATTCCAACGTCATTGGGATGCTTGGCGCGACGCGCGTGAAGCAGCAATCGAAGCTTATAGG